The stretch of DNA GAGATACCGTTTGGGTTTTGTTCGCAGGTCCAGGGGCCTAATGTACAAAAGTTACTTACGCACAAAAACGTGCGTATGTCATAATCCATGGCAAAATCCTGATGTCCAGTAACTGGCGTGGGCGTGAAAATGTGCGGTCTTTCACATCAAATCCTGAGGCGGTGTAGTTAAATTTGAAATTACTTTATTGGTCATTTAATTGCTTTAGTTTCCTAGTAAGAAAACTGAATATTACTCAATTATTACTTCCTACTATATATTACTGTGATATAATTTATCAAAATACCACACTTAATAATCTGCAGTCCCTCAGTGTTGTTTATACCAGTCTGTGCAGGTTTATTCTCCACTGCCCCTTCAGAACCGACCACTGTCTGCTGTATCAACAACTGGCCTGGCTTATTCCTTCCTCAAGACTTcactactttttatttttaaatgcattcattttaGTTATCCTGACTAtttgaaacaatatttaattcCTTATAGATCTTCCTATAAATTGAGACACACATCTCAAACATTCTTTATCGTTCCAAGGACCAGAAAAGTAATTGACAAACTTTCATTTAATTATAAAGCCCCCTTTGATGGGAATTATCTTCCTACCTCCATCCGCTCTATAACCTCCCttaatatgtttaaaaatgctcaTGTGCAATATCttcaaaatgtatgtaactgTTTTTGAGTCTTCTTGCTCATAGCTTATATTTGTTAGTTTATTTCCTAAATGTTGTTCAAACTTATATGACCTTCAACAGTTGAGAgccttgtgtgtttgtgtgtatggtGTGGGTGTAAgtggtgtgtctgtgtgtgagatgTATATAGATGTTTGCCTCTATGTATTATTGTTTGTattctgtgaaatgcatgtatAGCTGCTTCTGTCTTGTGCATCTCTtttttgtttgaacactgcTGAGGACCCCCTTGAAAACGAGATGGTTCATCTCAAGGGGTTCATcttataaattaataaaatgaattttttttttaaaatgtctacATAGTCGATGGTTTAAATTCTAAAGATTTATTAGGGACActatcaaaataatacaatacattcaCACAATAACCTCTGAGCTTCTGTTGACAtgtatcatttacacattttttgagttatagttttttattttatttttttatttgtttaatctgAGTCAGTGTttccacctgtgtgtgtgtatgtgtgtgcgtgggggGCTTGAATCGGACGGAGGCAGTGGGGTTGGTGATTGACATATTGGGAAAACGACTTCACTTATAGAGGCTTTAGAACCAAAGCGTTTTCCACTGAGTCACATTTACCTGTTACACATTCACAGCCCGTTTGATGATGAGTTGGAGACAGAGACAAACATTAAGCCTGATGTGCGTGATCAGAACGTCATATTTTGcagtgattattattatcatcattgttATTAGTAGTATATAGCATTTTCCGTCTCTTCCTTAATCCGCCTCTCGCTTCTTAACACAGCCACAGTCAAACATTCAGTCGTCTGTGCGTCGGTATTAAAGTTCATATTAATTCAATGTTAAATCATCTCCGTCTTACATGATACTGTCAGTCTAATAATGTTTAAGAAAGATgtcttctttcctgtgttactgGTGGTAAGAGTGCAGCCTTTTCTTGTCAAGCTGAGGGGAATCCCCGGTTCCGATCTCATTTAGATATGATTTGCATATGTAAATGGAGGCGTGGACATATGTGCGCTCACATCCACGCCGATTTGGATGTTGAAAGGTTAGGCGCGTGGATCCAGTTCTATGCACAGATTTAAACATCTGAATTTTTACGAGCGTACGCCTGTCTCTGGAGTGAGACGTACACCATTTTTCACGCgtttgtacatgaggccccgGGTCTTTTCATTTGTGGCAGCGTCTGGAGATGAGGCTTATCTTTCCAAAATGAATCTCTAGATCAAAAGCGCGagagtttgttttattgttacttATTGCAAAGTTATAATGTAACGCCCAGGGTTCTGTCTGACCAACCAGTGTTCAGTATGGATAAAATGCTCAAGCCAGGTTGTAATTtaaaaggttacattttattacaaagtttaaaaggttaaaaaggtAGTCTAAAAATTGGGGATATTTCCAAAAGTGCTGGTGTAAAAATAGATGAtgctactgatgatgtgttgttgcgaTAGTCAGGCAGGGGGAAGTTAGTGGAGGAATTTGGGTCGATTTCTTCCCAGTCCGAGAAGCAGGGCCGTGCAGTGATGGCGCAGTGCGGAGTTCTTTATCGGACTTGGGAAGAAGACTGGTAGATTGAAAAAGACTGAAAGAGGACTGAGCTGTGAACGCGACTTCTAGGCTGGGCCAAAATGTgatctgattggctaaaacCATGTGTTTTCACAaacaaatttgtaaaaacaagatGGGATGTGTGGGGCGTCATGAGGCTAGGACCATGTGCTTTCAAACAAAGACCCATAAAACtagatgggtgtgtgtgtgtgtttcacagaAAAATGGCTGTATTATTGCtcatgtttacatgagagctttaattcctctttaaagcagaataaaagtgaattcctctttaaactggccttgtaaacatttaattcctaatgctaatataatttcaaattaaacttaaattcgaattaggtggctggtttattttgattgtaatttcccattaaataattcctctttcttgtaaacacttaattcctctCTAAATTAATTTCGGTTGTTCTGCGCATGtgatgatgacataatccaagatggcggcccaGACTGGAGCTGAGACTACTTATTTAATAAGAGcgtaaaagacatggatataatgaaaagagttaatggacggaagcataaacgtGTACATTCACACTGACatatggacttattacacacatggacatcagcaaacggaacaggttTCATTGTGACACGAAGCACCAGAGTTTCAGTTATGACGCGCGtatcattataaagttattttttcactcaaCGTCCTGTGTAGTGGAGGCAGAACAGCTGTTACATGAACCGCTGGCTCTGATTGACAAAAGTATGGACTTCTATCTCCCTTCTTCTTCTGCTCCACGGGTGAAAGCGAAACCATGTGTttttgtcgagctgctgcttcaaaactgctgtcagaataaaagttgttctcatgtgtggtcttctatgttggagctgaaaataaaaggtttgttgtgtttttccccGATAGACGTGAATCACGTTCGCCCcatgtccaatcagaaccttcccagCCCCCAGACCGAAAGAGGAATTgaataaaactgaataaaccagttttccatgtaaacttcaaatcgggaattactatttccatgtaaacacaaagcaacgctttaattccgaataactTAATTCAGAATTACAAATTCCGAAttcaaaaacatcatgtaaccgtggccattaaCTCTTCAAAATAACATTTCCAAGTGTTAGACTTTTAAGAAGTAGTTAAAATTTGTACTTAAAAACACTTTATCACCCAAAAAGACATAAATAAGAAACGCTTTGATCAATCACAAGGAATATGATTGATTCTCGACACCTTCCTGGACAAGTTTAAATTagtactttaaaaaatgttatcacCTTCTCTGATGCTCTTGCTCCAGCTCTAAGAGACATGTACAATGAAGCATTTTCACACCGCCGTCTACCAGAATCTTTGTCAAAGGCCACCATTTCTCTcattctaaaaaaagaaaaagaccccCTGCTTTGCAGCAGTTATAGACCAATCTCGCTCCTAAATGTGGATTTAAAAATTCTTTCTAAGGTTCTCGCTCTCCGGCTCCAGCGGGTGATGCCTTCCATCATCTCGTTGGATCAAACAGGTTTTATGTCGGGCCGGCAGTCTTCCCACAACACCCGGCGCCTCCTCAACATCATCCATTCGCCAAACCCCAGAAGTGGTGGTTTCTCTCGACGCGGAAAAAGCTTTTGACAGGGTCGAATTGGAGTATCTATTTAGAGTAATGGGTCGGTTTGGTTTTAGCgaagattttattctttgagtTAGACTCTTATACACTTCCCCGATGGCCTCAGTGCGTACGAATAATACGCTATCTTCCCCTATTTCTCTCAAAAGAGGCACTAGACAGGGATGCCCGTTGTCACCGCTCCTGTTTGCCATTGCGATAGAACCCCTGGCTATTTGGTTGCGTGCGGAGGAGGGCTTTAAAGGTATCACCCGGTCgaacacaatacacaaagtCTCGCTCTACGCGGACGACCTGCTTCTGTACATCTCAGATCCTGTTAACTCTCTCCCGGTGGTACTGGACATTCTGGAGCGGTTCGGTATACACTCCGGTTACAAACTTAATTACCAAAAAAGCGAGTTGTTTCCAATTAATTCACTAGCTAAACAGCTCCCGCGTTCTTTAGCGGCATTCAAATGGGCAGATAACGGGATTCATTACTTGGGAATCTCTATTACCCCAGCAATGCCTGATATGCTCCGGGCAAATTTTATACCTTTAATTGAAAAGACAGAGAAGGATTTTGCCCGCTGGTCTGTTTTACCACTATCTCTGGCTGGTCAGGTTAATTTGATCAAGATGATTATTCTTCCTAAATTCTTTACCTTTTTCAACATGTCCCCATATTGATCACCAAATCATTTTTTGATAAAATTGGACAAGTTAATATCCAAATTCTTGTGGGGAGCCAAGCCGGCCCGAATCCACAAGTCGGTCTTACAATCTCCCAGGCGTGATGGAGGGCTTTCACTCCCAAATTTTAGGCAATACTACTGGGCAGCCAACATCCAGAAACTCCTATACTGGATGGATGGAGGCTCCGAGCCCCGCCCCGCCTGGGTGCACCTCGAAACGGCAACCTCACATTTCTCACTACGCTCTGCCCTATGTTCATCACTTCCTCTCACTTTAAACCTTAAAGGTGTTAACACTATGGTGTCGATCTCCATGAGAATATGGAGCCAGCTCAGGAAATACTTGGGTTTACAGGGCCCTTCCATACTGACCCCGCTACTTAAAAACCACTTATTTAAACCTTCCCGCACCGACCCCACATTCATAACTTGGCATGACTGTGGTATTGCCACTGTGAAAGACCTCTACAGAGATGGAATCTTCTCATCTTTTGCGGAACTCTCCTCTAAATTTAATTTGCCAAACTCCcacctttttaatttttttcaggcGAGAGACTTCGTTAAGAAGCTGTTTCCACACTTTCCAAATCATCCTCCGGAAACTCTGATCGATATTTTGCTATCTACGGGCCCCAATCATAAAAAATGTATCTCTGTGCTATACACCTCCTTAGGTTCGGTTGCCCCGAACCCTCTATCATTAATAAGAGCCTCGTGGGAGAGCGATTTAAGTATGAACATACCTGATCAACAGTGGGACTCTGCCCTAAATCTGGTTCATTCCTCCTCGATATGTGCCCGCCATTCAATGCAAAGTCCTCCATAAAGTTCACTACACTAATGCAAAATTATCCAAAATCTACCCCACTGTCAGCAATACCTGCAATAGATGCAAACAATCCCCTGCCAATCATATCCATATGTTCTGGTCGTGTCCTGAGCTGTGCTCCTTCTGGGAGAACATTTTTGACACAATAGGAAGGGCATATGGCCAGACCACCCCACCTAATCCACTATCAGCCATTTTTGGCGTATCTCCTGATTTCACGTTCTCTGTGTCACTAAAACGCGCTATTGCGTTTACGACACTGCTGGCCAGGCGATTAATTCTGTTCAATTGGAAGCTGGCTCACCCCCCATCACATGGTCGTTGGATTAAAGAAGTTCTTTATAATCTAAAACTGGAAAAACTTAGGTTCTCGCTAAAAGGCTCTGCTAAAGCATTTCAGAGCTTGTGGAGTCCCTTTCTATTGTATGTCAACTCTCTTGATCTATCCTCAGACTCCGATGGGGAATAAtttctccttctcttctctcaGCCTATGTCTGTTtgtctcctgtgtgtgtgtgtgtgtgtgtgtgtgaatgtgcttgtgtgttttttttttttttttgccatatgtCCCTGGTTTATTTGACCTGAGTGGGGTGGGCGGGACTAGGGAGGAGGTGTAAGGGTTTTATCAAACTTCAGAAATGTACCATTCCTATTTGCACTTGTTTTTGTACTGCTttaaaaatttcaataaaaagagTTGGATTAAAAAATTttatcaccaaaaaagacacaaaagaaaTGCTTTTCCTGGTAAGAAAATATTGTTACAGTTGGAATAGCATGTCTTGAATTAATATGCACAAAAATCTGTTTCTAGGATATTAGATGgcgcttgtttttttttttttatttaattccttTTAATATCGGCCACCATCAATTCATTTTTAGCTTGAAAGATCATTCCAGaagtttggttttcttttttaatcaaattccTTTGCTCCGGGGCCAGAATTTGGCATTTCCTGTGGGGGGAAAGATCCTGGTAGAGTCAGCTCACAGGGGTGAAGGGCCTGCGGTTGAAAGGAGGGCTTTGTCTCTCCCTCGCTTTTTTTATGTGTTCCTTTTTTTGCTGTTGAAGTTTAAGTCACAAGAATGTCATTAAATTCCGATTTTGAAGAACATTTTTACATTCTTCCTTGGTCCGCTACTCATCTTTCAAGAACAACTGAGTTCTCACGCACACGTTTGACAAATGTTCCAACTTGTTCCAACAAGCCTCAACAACCAGTGCAATATGTTTACCTTACCATCATCATACCTtaggccagtgtttctcaaagtgtgtggtgcGCCTCCCGGATAGGGAATATAGGTATGGCATGTGGGGCATGACAAGCTTTTTAATTTCATGCCAACTGCTTTTCTGAGATcaataacactaaacaaaacacatacacactgagaaagtaataatgagaagcctAAAAATATAGCACAAATGAAAGAGAATTGAATttttagactgcattagatatgacAGCAAACTAGATTTGCAGTCATCTTTGAGAACAGAGAAGTTCCCCGTGGATGTTACACCCTCAGTCTGGGATGGAGGTACAGAATAAAGACAGACCAAAATCTAAAGCAGCAGAACTACAGAGAGTGGAAAACATAGTAAAACTGAGCTTGAAATTTGTGTGGTGCGTCAGAATTATTTATGTTGTctgtctttttcattttttgtgtttttcaggatTTTGAGGGTTTTCTGGCAGCCATTGATAAACGGAAGATACAGGACTGGCTGATCACCGCGTCAGAGCTCTCACACGACTACAGTCAAAAAATTCTGCTGATGACCGACGACAACAAGTCAACAAAGGAGCGGGTCCTGGAGGAGTACAGCATGGATCCTCAGTATTCCATCATAGTAAACATTGGGTGTCTGAACAACGTCTCCTGCTTGCCACAGGTGGACAGCCACACCATTGTGAAAGTCTTTGGGAGTGTTTCGGCAGACAGACAGGGTGTCTCTGGATTCTCTGGCTCATCTCTGGCAGATCTAATACTCAAACCATCTTTGGAAGCAGCACCGGTTTTCTCTTTGGATGGAAACACCACAAGGGACTTCCAGCATAGCTTCATCCTGGCCTTCATGCTCCGCAGCCTCCACACAGTCGTTGAAATGCGGCAGAAGAACTATCAGACTTACCAGGTGATGAATGAACCAGGTTCTGTTTCTAGCTACCAAGCTCCCCGGAGAGCAGCAGGTCCCAGCACACAGTATGATCACCAGCAGATCCTTGTGTTGCAAAAAGACCAAGCGGTCAAAGATGCTGCTTTTGCTCTGTATAAGAAACATCCAGAAGCCAGTTCTGTCTACATCCTCGATCAGAACCAGAGACCAATGCTGATCTCCGAAAAAGCAACTCCTCTGTCACAGAACAGCAGGCTTGTGCTGGTTGGCCATGGGTGGAGGGATGGCTCTGGAGAGACAAAGCTTTCAGGGTTTACATACCAAGACATAGCACAAATCGTCCAAAAAACCTCCAGGGAAGGTGGCAAGATCAAAACAATCAGTGTGGTGGGATGTGAAGTGGGATCAGACACAGGGTTCATTAAAAACCTGATGAAGGAGTTACACAAAACTGGGATAGAGACAGAGCTTCACATGAGGGATGCCATGCTTCAAGTCCTACACACTGGAgagaaaatcacccaaaaagtGTCTTCTGATGGAGTGCAATGGATGCATAAAGATGAAAGCAAGAAAGTGGTGGCAGCCTTTGATAAGAATGGCAAAATAATAATCAGGAGGGAGAGTGGCAGTGAAGGAAAAGCAATCTTTACCAATGAGAGAGACGTCCTCGGTGCAAAGAAAATTAATCCAAACAAAAAGCCAACTGACCAAGGGAAGAAGACCCCAAACAAAAACCAGCCTGACCAAGGGAAGAACATCTTGCCAACGGAGCCAAGGGTATTTGTTAGTCTAAAGGAGGACCAAGTTTGGGACCAATACAAACTAAACCAGATGAAACCCGCCTTCAAGGAGATTGAAAGTATTACATGGGCAGTGTTTCACCCTGATCTACCAGAACCAAAGACAGTCAATGTCAACAATGAACTATCAAACAAACTAAAGGATAAATATCTAATTTCTGATAAAAGCCAGAATGATGTGAAGTGGATTGACACTGACCAAAGACTTAAAGATGTCCTTAATAATTGCTATGAGCTTAAAAATGGCGAAGACTTCCGAAATGTTATTCAAcactttgcaaaaaaaaaacaaggagatAAATACCTCATGATCAACGACTGGATCTACAAAATCCAGTCTGAAAACCTTTATGTGTATCCAGTTGGAAAAaagatcaataataataatgaaaaggaAGAAGTTAAGAAATATATCAACAATGATGTAAAGAATAACAGAGAGACCTATCATGCCATGAAAACactcataaaaaataaaaaagaatatgtAACCTTTGTTAGACAGACTTTTCAAGGAAAGACAATGACGTTACACCCAAATACTGTGGCTTCGTACACCAAGTACTTCACCGCATCAGTCATAGCTGAATCCATCCGGAACTTCAGAACATTTATTCTTACACTATTGGCCCTGGACAATgttaacatacatttttttttcaatgacaatCCAATGGCGAGAGGAGGAAGCTGGATTAACCCAGACAAACGAGGTTTTGAAGGTGTAACTGCCCCTAAAGATCCTGGTAAAACAAGTAGTTACAAAGAAGTGGTTGAACTTGAATTTAAAATGTTCTCGAGCTGGAAAGAAAGAAGTGAAACTAATATACTAGATCGAATGGTAGATATCACAACAGAGTTTAAATTACCTCCAGCTGATTTAAAAAACTTCAAGAATGATTACATTAAATGCAAAGAAGTGATTGAAACGCCTCATCTTCAAGCATCTGGAACACTGGGAGGCTTCGAGGATGGAGATATCACACTATGGGACTTGGACTCTGCTAGGGATTTGGAAAACTCCTTCAAGCATGAATCCTATTTTTCCAGAGCATCTCAATCTTTTGCCGAGGAGGTCCACGTTAAGCTTAAGGCCAAATACGGTAATAGGCTGTCAGGACTTACCGTTAAGGAGGGGACACCCAGAATTGAAAACGGACAGTTCGTATGTGAGCTTTTGTCCAAGTATGCAAAAACTGAGCCTGTAGAGTTCCGGACCAAGTTATCCTCCAAAAGCCAAAAACACATGGAAAGACTGCAGTTAGACCTTGACGTAGCAGTTCGTGACATGGAGTCATTTGCTTTAAAACCTGAAAAAACCAACAAGCACATGGAGCGCGGAGGAAACACTCTGGCAGTGCTCGGGCTCATGACTGGGTTGAGGGGGATGGTTCAGGCCTTTGAACATGGAAACATCAAAGACAGCGTCATGGGAACTTTGCAAAATGCTCACGGAGTGGCGGCCATAACCACGTCTGTACTTGCCAAACGTGTTCTCTCTGTGGAAGCAAAAGCAGCCAAAGCTGCAACATCCGTTATAAAGGGCCCAATGAAACGTGTGGTTAAAGGCCTCACAAAAGCAATACCTATCATAGGAATTGGATTTGGGATTTACAGCATTGTAGAAGATATTAGGAAAAATACCACGCTTGGATACATAGATGCTGCCTTTGACAGTGCACTGCTGGTTTTAGATGTTCTTGAACTTGTGCCTGTTCTGACGCCTTTTGTCGCCCCAATAAACTTTGCTCTATCAGTCATACGAATGGTCTTTGATGACATCTATATGGCCATCGAGAATGAACTAAACGTCCTCCCGGCAGATGCTGGAGTCCTGCAGAAAATCAAGGCTGTGTTTGTTGGCCTTGGGAAGGGAATTTTAAACTTTCTGATCGGAGTGGCAAGTTTCTTTTACGACTGGCGTCAAGCAGAGATTGAAGAGGGACGGAGACTTGTGGCACAGATCTCAGACCAGAGCAAATATTACAAAATTTCAAAAGATGCAGATGGAAAAACTGGCATAGATTTTACCAGTGGTTCTGCCTCTTGGAATGGAGGAGGTATTGACTTCTGCCTCGCAGACCAGGGTCTGTCTCGACTCTGCATGGACTATTTTGTTTCTAGTGATGAGAGTTTAGGGAAGCGGTGCTGGGACATTGACGCACAGGGTAGCACAGACATCACTCTTGGCCTCGGTGAGTCACATGGATTAAAGTACACGACATATAAGAAGAAGATACTTCTGTTCATACCAGCTGGCTCCATCACTGTGGTCTCTGGTTATGAAGCTATACATA from Gouania willdenowi chromosome 9, fGouWil2.1, whole genome shotgun sequence encodes:
- the LOC114470317 gene encoding uncharacterized protein LOC114470317 isoform X1 produces the protein MWTRTRMAAQMKLLLLFLNLLSLCQSFELKEEDWDDLSPELAALHRLRGLSERMTEEQFTKETSEFQSSARTTTLRVNSDVDLMKLHGTLQRCQNITDCVSDMQQDFEGFLAAIDKRKIQDWLITASELSHDYSQKILLMTDDNKSTKERVLEEYSMDPQYSIIVNIGCLNNVSCLPQVDSHTIVKVFGSVSADRQGVSGFSGSSLADLILKPSLEAAPVFSLDGNTTRDFQHSFILAFMLRSLHTVVEMRQKNYQTYQVMNEPGSVSSYQAPRRAAGPSTQYDHQQILVLQKDQAVKDAAFALYKKHPEASSVYILDQNQRPMLISEKATPLSQNSRLVLVGHGWRDGSGETKLSGFTYQDIAQIVQKTSREGGKIKTISVVGCEVGSDTGFIKNLMKELHKTGIETELHMRDAMLQVLHTGEKITQKVSSDGVQWMHKDESKKVVAAFDKNGKIIIRRESGSEGKAIFTNERDVLGAKKINPNKKPTDQGKKTPNKNQPDQGKNILPTEPRVFVSLKEDQVWDQYKLNQMKPAFKEIESITWAVFHPDLPEPKTVNVNNELSNKLKDKYLISDKSQNDVKWIDTDQRLKDVLNNCYELKNGEDFRNVIQHFAKKKQGDKYLMINDWIYKIQSENLYVYPVGKKINNNNEKEEVKKYINNDVKNNRETYHAMKTLIKNKKEYVTFVRQTFQGKTMTLHPNTVASYTKYFTASVIAESIRNFRTFILTLLALDNVNIHFFFNDNPMARGGSWINPDKRGFEGVTAPKDPGKTSSYKEVVELEFKMFSSWKERSETNILDRMVDITTEFKLPPADLKNFKNDYIKCKEVIETPHLQASGTLGGFEDGDITLWDLDSARDLENSFKHESYFSRASQSFAEEVHVKLKAKYGNRLSGLTVKEGTPRIENGQFVCELLSKYAKTEPVEFRTKLSSKSQKHMERLQLDLDVAVRDMESFALKPEKTNKHMERGGNTLAVLGLMTGLRGMVQAFEHGNIKDSVMGTLQNAHGVAAITTSVLAKRVLSVEAKAAKAATSVIKGPMKRVVKGLTKAIPIIGIGFGIYSIVEDIRKNTTLGYIDAAFDSALLVLDVLELVPVLTPFVAPINFALSVIRMVFDDIYMAIENELNVLPADAGVLQKIKAVFVGLGKGILNFLIGVASFFYDWRQAEIEEGRRLVAQISDQSKYYKISKDADGKTGIDFTSGSASWNGGGIDFCLADQGLSRLCMDYFVSSDESLGKRCWDIDAQGSTDITLGLGESHGLKYTTYKKKILLFIPAGSITVVSGYEAIHNSRFGKYRGNRESNRFFAVQTSEDKNFYELMLSYYYRLYGESGDDMFFLGPQRSYVEGSGGSDTYIIPENGGNTYINNYDASKAQDTLHFSVNYSQISVSKSGDHVVLTYRGSHTVMIGNWFLGEAYRHMTIISADGVLFEISSTVFSSVQLEAIGINMMFKDKGGTVDTAQPLLQTVINIMGSRFGDVLIGNKENNLINGGGGSDRLKGGEGEDVYVMEGKTETTVMIENYSKDQKTDLVIIEAKFQTFTAEAYGNNLILRASHSNTFYVTLVNWFRSSADRHLLVVTKDFITFSMSEVKAECLQRNRGGTCIKPFRVDYSRSTSRLIVDLQEDKTLNNVTEVTGSPLSDVIKGNQEPNILIPGTGDDYMEGRGGEDWYVITPGQGLKTINNLSPDVDVDTLFLKDQYDQVSCACEGPNIIMRVRGRRVILVKDWFVSKHYQHLQIKTSDGITASLNANISSCGRKLLLPVTVDYRNQHPEPLRLTEAHRQKRSFEGNFLCYTYRNAQSEEAIVCSQHGKVMLLKHEESVREMYGSSGFDIMVGNSHNNQLDPYTGGALMSGGEGKDTYIIKQGYGPTLIIDNFAEDGAVDTLLLDMDFLDGAQIKLHHDRKNLEMTIKSKAETLVLNLFRYKWGHHYRHLEFKSSDGVHFKINEVNSTEETSVFQVEAFKVVLKPSHIDCRLDLSSMTNLSRVVTAQGCSTESNYILGNNQDNVLSGGWKNDVLDGDLGDDTLIGGLGADILIGGMGDDTLYGEEGDDTLMGNSGQDIFVPGPGADIMDGGPGRDTVLYRGDHKKGEGVYIDLLTGQGRQADAEGDVLKDVETVIGTIYADILVSGNEASLLKGSDGNDILVSTGEDYLVGGEGKDIYLLAFNSGTVTIDNCAEDNETDVLYLRSESTPIFDCQLFPDGVVLTFYGPEKKTKVVLKDWSSDNGQCGHLLLVFGEVEASVERMLQDCQLKLEEYWSSFLKVFCICIALVLFHSVVVLLVMQKIKKKRKQRKAQKELASSFQESIVMSNISSVEM
- the LOC114470317 gene encoding uncharacterized protein LOC114470317 isoform X2, with amino-acid sequence MKLHGTLQRCQNITDCVSDMQQDFEGFLAAIDKRKIQDWLITASELSHDYSQKILLMTDDNKSTKERVLEEYSMDPQYSIIVNIGCLNNVSCLPQVDSHTIVKVFGSVSADRQGVSGFSGSSLADLILKPSLEAAPVFSLDGNTTRDFQHSFILAFMLRSLHTVVEMRQKNYQTYQVMNEPGSVSSYQAPRRAAGPSTQYDHQQILVLQKDQAVKDAAFALYKKHPEASSVYILDQNQRPMLISEKATPLSQNSRLVLVGHGWRDGSGETKLSGFTYQDIAQIVQKTSREGGKIKTISVVGCEVGSDTGFIKNLMKELHKTGIETELHMRDAMLQVLHTGEKITQKVSSDGVQWMHKDESKKVVAAFDKNGKIIIRRESGSEGKAIFTNERDVLGAKKINPNKKPTDQGKKTPNKNQPDQGKNILPTEPRVFVSLKEDQVWDQYKLNQMKPAFKEIESITWAVFHPDLPEPKTVNVNNELSNKLKDKYLISDKSQNDVKWIDTDQRLKDVLNNCYELKNGEDFRNVIQHFAKKKQGDKYLMINDWIYKIQSENLYVYPVGKKINNNNEKEEVKKYINNDVKNNRETYHAMKTLIKNKKEYVTFVRQTFQGKTMTLHPNTVASYTKYFTASVIAESIRNFRTFILTLLALDNVNIHFFFNDNPMARGGSWINPDKRGFEGVTAPKDPGKTSSYKEVVELEFKMFSSWKERSETNILDRMVDITTEFKLPPADLKNFKNDYIKCKEVIETPHLQASGTLGGFEDGDITLWDLDSARDLENSFKHESYFSRASQSFAEEVHVKLKAKYGNRLSGLTVKEGTPRIENGQFVCELLSKYAKTEPVEFRTKLSSKSQKHMERLQLDLDVAVRDMESFALKPEKTNKHMERGGNTLAVLGLMTGLRGMVQAFEHGNIKDSVMGTLQNAHGVAAITTSVLAKRVLSVEAKAAKAATSVIKGPMKRVVKGLTKAIPIIGIGFGIYSIVEDIRKNTTLGYIDAAFDSALLVLDVLELVPVLTPFVAPINFALSVIRMVFDDIYMAIENELNVLPADAGVLQKIKAVFVGLGKGILNFLIGVASFFYDWRQAEIEEGRRLVAQISDQSKYYKISKDADGKTGIDFTSGSASWNGGGIDFCLADQGLSRLCMDYFVSSDESLGKRCWDIDAQGSTDITLGLGESHGLKYTTYKKKILLFIPAGSITVVSGYEAIHNSRFGKYRGNRESNRFFAVQTSEDKNFYELMLSYYYRLYGESGDDMFFLGPQRSYVEGSGGSDTYIIPENGGNTYINNYDASKAQDTLHFSVNYSQISVSKSGDHVVLTYRGSHTVMIGNWFLGEAYRHMTIISADGVLFEISSTVFSSVQLEAIGINMMFKDKGGTVDTAQPLLQTVINIMGSRFGDVLIGNKENNLINGGGGSDRLKGGEGEDVYVMEGKTETTVMIENYSKDQKTDLVIIEAKFQTFTAEAYGNNLILRASHSNTFYVTLVNWFRSSADRHLLVVTKDFITFSMSEVKAECLQRNRGGTCIKPFRVDYSRSTSRLIVDLQEDKTLNNVTEVTGSPLSDVIKGNQEPNILIPGTGDDYMEGRGGEDWYVITPGQGLKTINNLSPDVDVDTLFLKDQYDQVSCACEGPNIIMRVRGRRVILVKDWFVSKHYQHLQIKTSDGITASLNANISSCGRKLLLPVTVDYRNQHPEPLRLTEAHRQKRSFEGNFLCYTYRNAQSEEAIVCSQHGKVMLLKHEESVREMYGSSGFDIMVGNSHNNQLDPYTGGALMSGGEGKDTYIIKQGYGPTLIIDNFAEDGAVDTLLLDMDFLDGAQIKLHHDRKNLEMTIKSKAETLVLNLFRYKWGHHYRHLEFKSSDGVHFKINEVNSTEETSVFQVEAFKVVLKPSHIDCRLDLSSMTNLSRVVTAQGCSTESNYILGNNQDNVLSGGWKNDVLDGDLGDDTLIGGLGADILIGGMGDDTLYGEEGDDTLMGNSGQDIFVPGPGADIMDGGPGRDTVLYRGDHKKGEGVYIDLLTGQGRQADAEGDVLKDVETVIGTIYADILVSGNEASLLKGSDGNDILVSTGEDYLVGGEGKDIYLLAFNSGTVTIDNCAEDNETDVLYLRSESTPIFDCQLFPDGVVLTFYGPEKKTKVVLKDWSSDNGQCGHLLLVFGEVEASVERMLQDCQLKLEEYWSSFLKVFCICIALVLFHSVVVLLVMQKIKKKRKQRKAQKELASSFQESIVMSNISSVEM